In Zingiber officinale cultivar Zhangliang chromosome 8B, Zo_v1.1, whole genome shotgun sequence, a single genomic region encodes these proteins:
- the LOC122017159 gene encoding embryo-specific protein ATS3A-like has product MEGKMAKSMAISLLLHLFLLSSPSFLAFCASEAVDPRPRELRSFKIQEIKKEKGRSSCSYTVKIKTSCSSPSYTRDWISLAFGDAYNNQVYAPRLDNPSSGAFERCSTDTFKIQGPCGYGVCYLYLRRDGQDGWTPEWVKIYEPGAQSALTFYYGSRLPNGIWYGFNHCPSVSSTLTE; this is encoded by the exons ATGGAAGGGAAAATGGCGAAGTCCATGGCGATATCCCTGCTCCttcacctcttcctcctctcatcgcCATCCTTTCTCGCCTTCTGCGCTTCCGAAGCTGTCGATCCCCGGCCGCGGGAGCTCCGATCTTTCAAGATCCAAGAGATCAAG AAGGAGAAGGGCAGGAGTAGCTGTTCCTACACTGTGAAGATTAAGACCAGCTGCTCTTCCCCTAGCTATACCAGAGACTGGATCAGCCTTGCTTTTGGCGACGCATACAATAATCAG GTATATGCACCAAGGCTAGATAATCCTTCATCAGGAGCATTCGAGCGTTGCTCCACCGATACATTCAAGATCCAAGGACCATGCGGATATGGAGTCTGCTACTTGTACTTACGGCGCGATGGTCAGGATGGATGGACTCCCGAGTGGGTGAAGATCTATGAGCCTGGTGCTCAAAGTGCCCTCACCTTCTACTATGGATCTCGCCTTCCCAATGGCATCTGGTATGGCTTCAACCATTGCCCCAGCGTGTCATCGACTCTGACTGAATGA
- the LOC122016708 gene encoding target of rapamycin complex subunit LST8-like, whose protein sequence is MSQPSVILATASYDHTIRFWEAKSGRCYRTIQYPDSQVNRLEITPDKRYLAAAGNPHIRLFDVNTNSPHPVRSYESHTNNVMSVGFQCDGNWMYSGSEDGTVKIWDLRTATCQREYESRAAVNTVVLHPNQKELISGDQNGNIRVWDLAANSCSCELVPEVDTAVRSLTVMWDGSMVVAANNHGTCYVWRLLKGTQTMTYFEPLHKLQAHNGYILKCLLSPEFCDPNRYLATAASDHTVKIWNVDGFTLEKTLTGHQRWVWDCVFSVDGAYLITASSDTTARLWSMSTGEIIRVYQGHHKGTICCALHDGAESPPT, encoded by the exons ATGAGTCAACCTTCTGTCATTCTTGCCACGGCAAGCTATGATCATACTATCAGATTCTGGGAGGCCAAAAGTGGGCGCTGTTATCGCACCATTCAATACCCAGATTCT CAAGTAAATAGGCTGGAGATTACACCTGACAAAAGATACTTAGCTGCTGCTGGCAATCCCCACATCCGTCTTTTCGATGTTAACACTAATAGTCCACATCCA GTTAGAAGCTATGAATCACATACTAATAACGTCATGTCAGTGGGTTTTCAATGTGATGGAAATTGGATGTATTCAGGGTCTGAAGATGGGACAGTGAAGATATGGGATTTGAG AACTGCAACTTGTCAACGAGAATATGAAAGCCGTGCAGCTGTAAATACAGTCGTTCTACACCCAaaccaa AAAGAACTAATATCTGGTGATCAAAATGGTAACATAAGAGTGTGGGATCTGGCTGCAAATTCGTGCAGCTGCGAGTTA GTTCCAGAGGTTGATACAGCTGTAAGGTCTTTGACCGTGATGTGGGATGGAAGCATGGTTGTCGCTGCAAATAATCATGGAACATGTTATGTCTGGCGCTTACTAAAAGGAACTCAG ACAATGACCTACTTTGAACCACTCCATAAATTACAAGCACACAATGGATATATCTTGAAGTGTCTGCTTTCTCCAGAATTTTGTGATCCCAATCG GTATCTTGCTACTGCTGCATCTGATCACACTGTGAAAATATGGAACGTAGATGGTTTTACCTTGGAGAAGACTTTAACAG GACATCAGCGCTGGGTTTGGGATTGCGTTTTCTCTGTCGATGGTGCTTATCTGATAACAG CTTCATCTGATACGACTGCAAGACTTTGGTCGATGTCCACTGGAGAAATCATCAGGGTTTACCAAGGTCATCACAAAGGCACAATCTGCTGTGCTCTCCATGATGGCGCTGAATCACCGCCGACCTGA